The proteins below come from a single Spiroplasma endosymbiont of Atherix ibis genomic window:
- the mutM gene encoding DNA-formamidopyrimidine glycosylase: MPELPEVETVVRVLNSKVTGLTIENVKITYPNLIKTDISISEFEEKLKGRKIDNISRIAKHIIFELQDLVLISHLRMEGKWIVYDKGKIYDTKHVEAIFELSDNKLMIYSDTRKFGTFHLQDKLTFKNEKPINKIGPEPFDSTLNGQYLMDIMSKSNKYIKTVLLDQTKISGIGNIYADEILFDSKIHPEKRASSLNLKNYDDILKSLIKILNRSIELGGSTIDTYHPEQGIDGKFQRELKVHLRKSNPCFDCGRIIKKIKVNGRGTYFCPECQNLY; encoded by the coding sequence ATGCCTGAATTACCAGAAGTAGAAACTGTTGTTAGAGTTCTTAATTCAAAAGTTACAGGACTTACTATTGAAAATGTAAAAATAACTTATCCAAATTTAATTAAAACAGATATTAGTATTTCTGAATTTGAAGAAAAATTAAAGGGTCGAAAAATAGATAATATCTCAAGGATAGCAAAACATATTATTTTTGAACTACAAGATTTGGTTTTGATTAGTCATTTAAGAATGGAAGGAAAATGAATTGTATATGATAAAGGAAAAATATATGATACAAAACATGTAGAAGCAATATTTGAATTAAGTGACAATAAACTTATGATATACAGTGATACAAGAAAATTTGGTACTTTTCATTTACAAGATAAATTAACTTTTAAAAATGAAAAACCCATTAATAAAATAGGTCCTGAACCCTTTGATAGCACTTTAAACGGTCAATATTTAATGGATATAATGTCTAAATCAAATAAGTATATAAAAACTGTTCTTCTTGATCAAACAAAAATATCAGGAATTGGCAATATTTATGCAGATGAGATTTTGTTTGATTCAAAAATTCACCCAGAAAAAAGAGCAAGCTCTTTAAATTTAAAAAATTATGATGATATTTTAAAATCTTTAATAAAAATACTTAACAGATCAATTGAACTTGGAGGTTCTACAATTGATACTTATCATCCTGAACAAGGTATTGATGGAAAGTTTCAAAGGGAATTAAAAGTTCATTTAAGAAAATCAAATCCTTGTTTTGATTGTGGAAGAATTATAAAAAAAATAAAAGTTAATGGTAGAGGAACATATTTTTGTCCAGAATGTCAAAATTTATATTAA
- a CDS encoding DnaD domain protein, which yields MDEFSYRVILKNIIDSSNNKIITYLYQPIIGSKAVSLYFTLINESYIISEFKTITLSNTRLSKITGISKNILSKYLKKLEALGLLRTLENKSKNTIIFNIYSPLEPVEFFNNKVFNSALLSKVKKEDYELIRFTFRDEGELTLESGYKDTSSKFIEVFGEIEELKTNETVMIKAKPKRTNALLKGLDYASLLNALEKEDIIISANNVMVKKAIEDVFGSYNISQFEIKEIIKKIYEKDSCSFNNSKFYKEVAKLIFKKDEFSETIPEFNVELNIQNQKNQKLSEMETIEPEEYLLALLISKDKKIKQLDKKFEEIIEFLQNKYKLRNGVINCLFDFVFLKNKGQIVTNYIYKIASTMSENGFKTAPEAFEYLKIAHKKSKVNIKSNIDLKTDLNSKWDEALNKKTYKIEVKEDLTFDKLEWGEY from the coding sequence ATGGATGAATTTAGTTATAGAGTTATTCTTAAAAATATAATAGATAGTTCAAATAATAAAATAATAACTTATTTGTATCAACCAATAATAGGGTCAAAAGCTGTTTCTTTGTATTTTACATTAATAAATGAATCTTATATTATAAGTGAATTTAAAACAATAACTTTATCTAATACTAGATTATCTAAAATTACAGGAATCTCTAAAAATATATTATCTAAATATTTGAAGAAATTAGAAGCTTTGGGTTTATTAAGAACTTTAGAAAATAAAAGTAAAAATACAATAATATTTAATATTTATTCACCATTAGAACCAGTAGAATTTTTTAATAATAAAGTATTTAATAGTGCTCTATTAAGCAAAGTTAAAAAAGAAGATTATGAATTAATTAGATTTACTTTTAGAGATGAAGGAGAATTAACTTTGGAAAGTGGTTATAAAGATACTTCATCTAAATTTATTGAAGTTTTTGGAGAAATTGAAGAATTAAAAACAAATGAAACTGTAATGATTAAAGCTAAACCAAAAAGAACAAATGCTTTATTAAAAGGTTTAGATTATGCTAGTTTACTTAATGCTTTAGAAAAAGAAGATATTATTATTAGTGCCAATAATGTAATGGTTAAAAAAGCAATTGAAGATGTTTTTGGATCTTACAATATTAGTCAATTTGAAATTAAAGAAATTATTAAAAAAATTTATGAAAAAGATTCTTGCTCTTTTAATAATTCAAAATTTTATAAAGAAGTTGCAAAACTTATCTTTAAAAAAGATGAGTTTTCTGAAACAATTCCAGAATTTAATGTTGAGTTAAATATTCAAAATCAAAAAAATCAAAAATTAAGTGAAATGGAAACAATTGAACCAGAAGAATACTTATTAGCTTTATTAATTTCTAAGGATAAAAAAATAAAACAATTAGATAAAAAATTCGAAGAAATAATTGAATTTTTGCAAAATAAATATAAATTAAGAAATGGAGTTATAAATTGTTTATTTGATTTTGTTTTCTTAAAAAATAAAGGTCAGATAGTTACAAACTATATTTATAAAATTGCTTCTACAATGTCTGAAAATGGCTTTAAAACAGCTCCTGAGGCATTTGAATATTTAAAAATAGCTCATAAGAAATCAAAAGTCAATATTAAATCAAATATTGATTTAAAAACAGATTTGAACTCAAAGTGAGATGAGGCTTTAAATAAAAAAACTTATAAAATTGAAGTTAAAG
- the thiI gene encoding tRNA uracil 4-sulfurtransferase ThiI, which yields MKNILIRYGELTLKGNNRNSFISKLIQNIKFKLKKYKDIIVYRKDHNSLVLEIKEQSKLDEICSILQNIFGIYSLSIVEIVEKNEEIILDKTLEITKNYLGTFKVEVERKDKGFALSSQDLKTKIAVNILKNNQNIKVDVHNPQLKLTVIIKHNGAFIFTSRISALKGLPVGVSGKGLSLLSGGIDSPVASFLSLKRGMQVDFLHFMTPPHTSKEALNKVFELASKIEKYNQANFSLYICDFYMILKELMHIKEESYRITIMRRIFIRIANKLSNIIGAQAIITGESLGQVASQTIESIHVINQVSDLLILRPLLTYDKEEIIKISKKIDTYNISILPFDDVCSMYVPKNTVTKPKTFIAIKQEENLLLDEMIEYTIKNLIKIYIWKEGELVEKQ from the coding sequence ATGAAAAACATCTTAATAAGATATGGGGAATTAACTTTAAAAGGAAATAATAGAAATTCTTTTATAAGTAAGTTAATACAAAATATAAAATTTAAACTAAAAAAATATAAAGATATTATAGTTTATAGAAAAGATCATAATAGTTTAGTTTTAGAAATAAAAGAGCAATCAAAATTAGATGAAATATGTAGTATATTACAAAATATTTTTGGTATTTACTCTTTATCAATTGTAGAAATTGTTGAAAAAAATGAAGAGATTATTTTAGATAAAACTTTGGAAATAACTAAAAATTATTTAGGAACTTTTAAAGTTGAAGTTGAAAGAAAAGATAAAGGTTTTGCTCTAAGCTCTCAAGATTTAAAAACTAAAATAGCTGTAAATATATTAAAAAATAATCAAAATATTAAAGTAGATGTACACAATCCCCAATTAAAATTAACAGTTATTATAAAACATAATGGAGCATTTATATTTACATCTAGAATTAGTGCTTTAAAAGGACTTCCTGTTGGAGTAAGTGGTAAAGGATTGTCATTATTAAGTGGAGGAATTGATTCACCTGTTGCAAGTTTCTTATCTTTAAAAAGAGGAATGCAAGTTGATTTTTTACATTTTATGACACCTCCTCACACTTCTAAAGAAGCATTAAATAAAGTTTTTGAATTAGCAAGTAAAATTGAAAAATATAATCAAGCTAATTTTTCACTTTATATTTGTGATTTTTATATGATTCTAAAAGAGCTAATGCATATTAAAGAAGAATCATATAGAATTACAATTATGAGAAGAATCTTTATAAGAATTGCAAATAAGTTATCAAACATTATTGGAGCACAAGCAATTATTACAGGAGAATCTTTAGGACAAGTTGCAAGTCAAACAATTGAATCAATTCATGTTATAAATCAAGTATCTGATTTACTAATATTAAGACCTTTATTAACATATGATAAAGAAGAAATTATAAAAATTTCAAAAAAAATAGACACTTATAATATATCAATATTACCTTTTGATGATGTATGTTCAATGTATGTTCCTAAAAATACTGTTACAAAACCAAAAACATTTATAGCTATCAAACAAGAAGAAAATTTACTATTAGATGAAATGATTGAGTATACTATTAAAAATTTAATTAAAATATATATATGAAAAGAAGGTGAATTAGTTGAGAAGCAGTAA
- the dnaE gene encoding DNA polymerase III subunit alpha — MESLNLLNVQSCYNFLNSTIRIEDYLNFLKLNNHDFAFYSDKNTMYGAAEFYEKAKEKKLKPVIGLSFDLSFGNILIYTKNNKGFEEISYISSYINQNDKINLENLEDLFWKIISNDLIVISSFSIENVDKYLEKFKLILKEENFYIGITKQNFSYFKKYSNVVFTNEINFLHKNEYPVYKTLIAINEGKLITELSNLEKNYYFSKELVSNYIKVEDHINNILKISSLIEIENIFNYKKHFLKYPNSKKMPSKEYLKIICEELLEEYLLLKNNLNKELYKSRLYYELEVISKMGFEDYFLIVHDIICECIRLKILYGPGRGSAAGSLVAFLLKITKLDPIEWNLLFERFLNIDRITLPDIDLDFQDDRREEILEYLFNKYGKNHFATITTFQTIGIKNALRDCGRIFDVSINDINHMTKQINEKNVKNLSLALEDSEALRKYKDKYPQIFEISEKIIGLPRQTGTHAAGVVFSDIDLYKVLPIKIGINGISQTQFSMNYLEEIGLIKTDILGLRNLSIIQEILKNIKIVDKVDVVLENIPLNDKKTFELLRNGDTSGIFQLESSGMTDVLIKMKVNSVDDIALTSALYRPGPQDNIPLFIERKNNKELKYFIDKNIEDILQPTFGIIVYQEQIMEILQRVANMSLSRADVVRRAIGKKDKNLMNQFKEEFIQSAIKNQYSSNKATKIWAYIEKFALYGFNKSHAIAYSLISYWMAYLKANYKSSFYCSLLNGSIRNEVKTSQYLNEVKNSGFNVNPPTIKNPNSVYVYHNNMINIPLNVIKYIGPEFLKNIKELFKTNKAAFNNILLFIGNMKDRGLIEQRYTALVYSGAFDFFGFSRKDLILKKEQIFNLASTATLLNDPDITLELEKRKYKPEEIIGFEKEYLGFFVSSHPLSIIRKKIINGNKLRTLNTLKNEGIICEVLINIENIVTKKDKNGNEMGFLDIVDETETMMITVFSLVYESFKSKLNLGKNLIIKIKTQKFNNKINAVLLEVIKEI; from the coding sequence ATGGAATCTTTAAATTTACTTAATGTTCAAAGTTGCTATAATTTTTTAAATTCTACAATTAGAATAGAAGATTATTTGAATTTTTTAAAGTTAAATAATCATGATTTTGCCTTTTATTCTGATAAAAATACAATGTATGGTGCTGCAGAGTTTTATGAAAAAGCAAAAGAAAAAAAGCTTAAACCAGTTATTGGTTTAAGCTTTGACTTATCTTTTGGAAATATTTTAATATATACAAAAAATAATAAAGGTTTTGAAGAAATAAGTTATATTAGTTCTTATATTAATCAAAATGATAAAATTAATTTAGAAAACTTAGAAGACTTATTTTGAAAAATAATTTCTAATGATCTTATAGTTATTTCTAGTTTTTCAATTGAAAATGTTGATAAATATTTAGAAAAATTTAAATTAATATTAAAAGAGGAAAATTTTTATATAGGAATTACAAAACAAAATTTTTCTTATTTTAAAAAGTATTCTAATGTAGTTTTTACAAATGAAATTAATTTTCTACATAAAAATGAATATCCAGTTTATAAGACTTTAATTGCAATTAATGAAGGAAAATTAATTACAGAGCTTTCAAATTTAGAAAAGAACTATTATTTTTCAAAAGAGTTAGTTTCAAATTATATAAAAGTTGAAGATCATATAAATAATATTTTAAAAATATCTTCTTTAATTGAAATTGAAAATATTTTCAATTATAAAAAACATTTTTTAAAATATCCAAATAGTAAAAAAATGCCTTCAAAAGAATACTTAAAAATAATATGTGAGGAGTTACTAGAAGAATATTTATTGTTGAAAAATAATTTAAATAAAGAACTTTATAAATCTAGATTATATTATGAATTAGAAGTTATTAGTAAAATGGGATTTGAAGATTATTTTTTAATAGTTCATGACATAATTTGTGAATGTATTAGATTAAAGATTTTATATGGTCCAGGTAGAGGATCTGCTGCAGGAAGTTTAGTAGCTTTTCTTTTAAAAATTACAAAATTAGATCCTATTGAATGAAATCTTTTGTTTGAAAGATTTTTAAATATAGATAGAATAACACTTCCAGATATTGATCTTGATTTTCAAGATGATAGAAGAGAAGAAATTTTAGAGTATTTATTTAATAAATATGGAAAAAATCATTTTGCAACAATAACAACTTTTCAAACAATTGGGATAAAAAATGCTTTGCGTGATTGTGGAAGAATTTTTGATGTGTCTATAAATGATATAAATCATATGACAAAACAAATTAATGAAAAAAATGTAAAGAATTTATCACTTGCTTTAGAAGATAGTGAAGCACTTAGAAAATATAAAGATAAGTATCCTCAAATTTTTGAAATAAGTGAAAAAATAATTGGATTGCCAAGACAAACTGGAACTCACGCAGCTGGAGTAGTATTTTCAGATATTGACTTATATAAAGTTTTACCAATAAAAATTGGTATTAATGGAATTTCACAAACTCAATTTTCAATGAATTATTTAGAAGAAATAGGTTTAATTAAAACAGATATTCTTGGTTTAAGAAATCTTTCAATAATTCAAGAAATTTTAAAAAACATTAAAATAGTAGATAAAGTAGATGTTGTTTTAGAAAATATCCCTTTAAATGATAAAAAAACATTTGAATTATTAAGAAATGGTGATACAAGTGGTATATTTCAATTAGAATCATCTGGAATGACAGATGTTTTGATTAAAATGAAAGTTAATTCAGTTGATGATATAGCTTTAACTAGTGCTTTATATAGACCAGGACCACAAGACAATATTCCTTTATTTATTGAAAGAAAAAATAATAAAGAATTAAAATATTTTATTGATAAAAATATAGAAGACATATTACAACCAACATTTGGAATTATTGTTTATCAAGAACAAATTATGGAAATTCTTCAAAGAGTTGCAAATATGAGTTTAAGTAGAGCAGATGTTGTTAGGCGAGCAATTGGTAAAAAAGATAAAAATTTAATGAATCAATTTAAAGAAGAATTTATACAATCAGCAATTAAAAATCAATATAGTAGTAATAAAGCAACAAAAATATGAGCTTATATTGAAAAATTTGCATTATATGGATTTAATAAATCTCATGCTATTGCATATTCGCTAATAAGTTATTGAATGGCATATTTAAAAGCTAATTATAAGTCATCTTTTTATTGTTCTTTATTAAATGGTTCAATTAGAAATGAAGTTAAAACTTCACAATACTTAAATGAAGTTAAAAACTCAGGATTTAATGTAAATCCCCCAACAATTAAAAATCCAAATAGTGTTTATGTTTATCATAATAATATGATAAACATACCTTTAAATGTAATTAAATATATTGGCCCAGAATTTTTAAAAAATATTAAAGAACTATTTAAGACAAATAAAGCAGCATTTAATAATATTCTTTTATTTATTGGAAATATGAAAGATAGAGGTCTAATAGAGCAAAGATATACTGCTTTAGTTTATTCAGGAGCTTTTGATTTTTTTGGTTTTTCAAGAAAAGATTTAATATTAAAAAAAGAACAGATATTTAATTTAGCTTCAACAGCAACTTTATTAAATGATCCAGATATTACTTTAGAATTAGAAAAAAGAAAATATAAACCAGAAGAAATAATTGGTTTTGAAAAAGAATATTTAGGATTTTTTGTATCATCTCATCCTTTATCGATTATTAGAAAAAAAATAATTAATGGAAATAAATTAAGAACTTTAAATACTTTAAAAAATGAAGGTATTATTTGTGAAGTTTTAATTAATATAGAAAATATTGTTACTAAAAAAGATAAAAATGGTAATGAAATGGGCTTTCTTGATATTGTAGATGAAACTGAAACAATGATGATTACAGTTTTCTCATTAGTTTATGAAAGTTTCAAGTCTAAGTTAAATTTAGGTAAAAATTTAATTATTAAAATAAAAACTCAAAAATTTAATAATAAAATAAATGCTGTTTTACTTGAAGTTATTAAAGAGATATAA
- a CDS encoding J domain-containing protein gives MDELLRFFLRILNAIFIVLIIDMIFGGRKRRNGGKTRNLDNSQSRYSDEDTVGGADYDQSQSYSDFYQGYSQLDQAYQALGLVRGCSLKEVKKRYIELAKKNHPDKNPNNVEAQAEMTKINNAYETIVEDFNRIK, from the coding sequence ATGGATGAATTATTAAGATTTTTTTTAAGAATATTAAATGCTATTTTTATAGTTTTAATAATAGATATGATTTTTGGTGGAAGAAAACGAAGAAATGGGGGAAAAACAAGAAATCTTGATAATAGTCAAAGTCGATACTCAGATGAAGATACTGTTGGGGGAGCAGACTATGATCAATCACAATCTTATTCAGATTTTTATCAAGGATATTCTCAATTAGATCAAGCTTATCAAGCTCTTGGCTTAGTTAGAGGATGTTCTTTAAAGGAAGTTAAGAAAAGATATATAGAATTGGCTAAAAAAAATCATCCTGATAAAAACCCAAATAATGTTGAAGCACAAGCAGAAATGACAAAAATTAATAATGCTTATGAAACAATTGTAGAAGATTTTAATAGAATAAAATAA
- the polA gene encoding DNA polymerase I, giving the protein MKNKFLLVDGNALIFRAFYSSYGRATLTTKSGIPTNAVYSFINMLMNIIEKNDYYCVKVAFDKGKKTFRHDKLKDYKVGRAKTPSELIMQFPIVREFLTNANIDWFEADNYEADDIIGTISKILESNEEAETHILTSDQDMYQLISEKTYVLSPQIGTSNLIVYNKEKLFEKWGITPEQVIDYKGLRGDSSDNIKGVLGIGEKTAKELLQEFKTLENIYDNIDQIKGTKQLKLILGKEDAFLSKEIATIHKDMNLEKINFNKTEINFANLRDFFIRYEMNSLLKKYSSKNEESTNEVKLEYKVLDKWNNKFDDDENYIYLETLNHNYHTSDVIGMSIVNSKGNFYYSFNTSKEINIFNWTDSVTDEQFQVFLINSKFKTYDIKKTVIALKKMGYKIKPELFIYDMMIACYVLNSNIKSSFEQHVIMIDPSNEIKTFEEIFGKGVKKTHLIDEKIKMDYLVSKSLFIKKYEKEIIEQLQKNNQTNLYEKIELPFAKVLIDMEVEGIQVDKQELAKQEQEILELLNNLEVEIKTDLKDFVDENFNIGSPKQLKELLFDKLKLHDYKKGSTDRETLNLLENKHPIISKIIAFRKYSKLYSTYLKGFEKFVHPDNKVHTVFNQTLTNTGRLSSTYPNMQNISIRDEEQKNVRKIFVTNEDNIYLSFDYSQIELRVLADIVKEEKLIEIFSMNRDIHSEAARSIFNLKEDEQVSSEQRRVAKVFNFGILYGLSDFGLAKDLKISIPQAKEYIKAYYKAFPQILKFKEEVIKFGYENGYVETQANRRRYIYELNNSNYMIKQFGERAAVNAPIQGTAADILKVAMVNVFENLNKNKLKSKMIAQIHDEIILLVKKSELEVVKNMVLSIMKEAYNYLLKISNKNRVALVKLEINYSQARDWFNLK; this is encoded by the coding sequence ATGAAAAATAAATTTTTACTTGTTGATGGTAATGCTTTAATTTTTAGAGCATTTTATAGTTCTTATGGTAGAGCAACTTTAACTACAAAAAGTGGTATACCAACAAATGCTGTATATTCGTTTATTAATATGCTTATGAATATTATTGAAAAAAATGATTATTACTGTGTAAAAGTTGCTTTTGATAAAGGTAAAAAAACTTTTAGACATGATAAATTAAAAGATTATAAAGTTGGACGAGCAAAAACTCCATCAGAACTTATTATGCAATTTCCAATTGTTAGAGAATTTTTAACAAATGCAAATATTGATTGATTTGAAGCAGACAATTATGAAGCAGATGATATTATAGGAACTATTTCAAAAATTCTTGAATCAAATGAAGAAGCTGAAACTCATATATTAACAAGTGACCAAGATATGTATCAGTTAATATCAGAGAAAACTTATGTTTTATCTCCACAAATTGGAACAAGTAATTTAATTGTTTATAATAAAGAAAAATTATTTGAAAAATGAGGAATTACTCCAGAACAAGTTATTGATTATAAAGGTTTGAGAGGTGACTCATCAGATAATATAAAAGGTGTTTTAGGTATTGGAGAAAAAACTGCAAAAGAGTTATTACAAGAGTTTAAAACTTTAGAAAATATTTATGATAATATTGACCAAATTAAAGGTACAAAACAACTTAAATTAATACTTGGAAAAGAAGATGCATTTCTTTCAAAAGAGATTGCAACAATTCATAAAGATATGAATTTAGAAAAAATTAATTTTAATAAAACAGAAATTAATTTTGCAAATCTTAGAGACTTTTTTATTAGATATGAAATGAACTCTCTTCTTAAAAAATATAGTTCTAAAAATGAAGAAAGTACAAATGAAGTAAAATTAGAATACAAAGTACTTGATAAGTGAAATAACAAATTTGATGATGATGAAAATTATATTTATTTAGAAACTTTAAATCATAATTATCATACAAGTGATGTTATAGGAATGTCAATTGTTAATTCCAAAGGTAATTTCTATTATTCATTTAATACTAGCAAAGAAATAAATATTTTTAATTGAACTGATTCTGTAACAGATGAACAATTTCAAGTTTTTCTAATTAATTCAAAGTTTAAAACTTATGATATTAAAAAAACAGTTATTGCTTTAAAAAAAATGGGTTATAAAATAAAACCTGAACTTTTTATTTATGATATGATGATAGCTTGTTATGTACTTAATTCAAATATAAAATCTTCTTTTGAACAACATGTAATTATGATTGATCCTTCAAATGAGATAAAGACATTTGAAGAAATTTTTGGTAAAGGTGTTAAAAAAACTCATTTAATTGATGAAAAAATTAAAATGGATTATTTAGTTAGTAAATCTTTATTTATAAAAAAATATGAAAAAGAAATTATAGAGCAGCTGCAAAAAAATAATCAAACCAATTTATATGAAAAAATTGAACTTCCTTTTGCAAAAGTTTTAATTGATATGGAAGTTGAAGGTATTCAAGTAGATAAACAAGAATTGGCTAAGCAAGAACAAGAAATATTGGAGTTATTAAACAACTTAGAAGTTGAAATTAAAACAGATTTAAAAGATTTTGTTGATGAGAATTTTAATATAGGATCTCCAAAGCAATTAAAAGAACTTTTATTTGATAAATTAAAATTGCATGATTACAAAAAGGGAAGTACTGATAGAGAAACATTAAATTTACTAGAAAATAAACATCCAATAATCTCAAAAATTATAGCTTTTAGGAAATATAGTAAATTATATTCAACTTATTTAAAAGGTTTTGAAAAGTTTGTTCATCCAGATAATAAGGTTCATACAGTATTTAATCAAACACTTACAAATACAGGAAGATTAAGCTCTACTTATCCAAATATGCAAAATATTTCTATAAGAGATGAAGAACAAAAAAATGTAAGAAAAATATTTGTTACAAATGAAGATAATATTTATTTAAGTTTTGATTATTCTCAAATTGAATTAAGAGTACTTGCAGATATTGTTAAAGAAGAAAAATTAATTGAAATTTTTTCAATGAATAGAGATATTCATTCAGAAGCTGCAAGAAGTATTTTTAATTTAAAAGAAGATGAGCAAGTTAGTTCAGAACAAAGAAGAGTAGCTAAGGTTTTTAATTTTGGGATTCTTTATGGATTAAGTGATTTTGGTTTGGCAAAAGACTTAAAAATATCAATACCACAAGCAAAAGAATATATAAAAGCATATTATAAAGCTTTTCCTCAAATTTTAAAATTTAAAGAAGAAGTTATTAAGTTTGGTTATGAAAATGGTTATGTTGAAACTCAAGCAAATAGAAGAAGATATATTTATGAGTTAAATAATTCAAATTATATGATTAAACAATTTGGTGAAAGAGCAGCTGTCAATGCTCCAATACAAGGAACAGCAGCAGATATATTAAAAGTTGCTATGGTAAACGTTTTTGAAAATTTAAATAAAAATAAATTAAAGTCAAAAATGATTGCTCAAATACATGATGAAATTATTTTACTAGTTAAAAAATCAGAGTTAGAAGTAGTTAAAAATATGGTTCTTAGTATAATGAAAGAAGCATATAATTATTTATTAAAAATATCAAATAAAAATAGAGTAGCACTTGTAAAATTAGAAATTAATTATTCACAAGCAAGAGATTGATTTAATTTAAAATAA